One Mycolicibacterium parafortuitum DNA segment encodes these proteins:
- the mscL gene encoding large-conductance mechanosensitive channel protein MscL: MLKGFKEFISRGNVIDLAVAVVVGAAFTGLVTAFTENVVQPLVDRIGAGPDTEYGILKIPLGADQFVDLNAVLSAAINFLIVAAVIYFVIVAPFKKLKERDAKVESSETELTLLTEIRDLLQAQSDGTVAKKNHTEQDAPPTDR, translated from the coding sequence ATGCTGAAAGGCTTCAAAGAGTTCATCTCGCGGGGCAACGTGATCGATCTGGCAGTCGCGGTCGTCGTCGGTGCCGCGTTCACCGGACTGGTCACCGCGTTCACCGAAAACGTGGTCCAGCCGCTGGTCGACCGGATCGGGGCGGGCCCGGACACCGAGTACGGAATCCTGAAGATCCCGCTGGGCGCCGACCAGTTCGTCGACCTCAACGCCGTGCTGTCGGCGGCGATCAACTTCCTGATCGTCGCCGCGGTCATCTACTTCGTGATCGTGGCTCCGTTCAAGAAGCTCAAGGAACGCGACGCCAAGGTGGAATCGAGCGAAACCGAGCTGACCCTGCTGACAGAGATCCGCGATCTGTTGCAGGCCCAGTCCGACGGAACCGTCGCCAAGAAGAACCACACCGAGCAGGACGCGCCACCCACCGACAGGTGA